A segment of the Verrucomicrobiota bacterium genome:
TCTGGCCCGGTAAAGACGGGATTCAACGGCCTTGGGTGTGCTCTGCAAGACCGTGGCCGCTTCGGCTACCGGCAGGGCTTCCCACTCACAAAGAATGATGGCTTCGCGCATGTCGTCCGGCAGAGCTTGCACCGCCGCGCGGACGGCTTTGGCCCGTTCGGCAGCCTCGGCGGCCTGGTTGGGATCGGTGGTTGCGGCAGGCAAGGTGTCACCCAGGGTTTGCTCGGTCGTTTCGGATTCGGCATCGAGCGAGACGTTCGGGTGCCGGGCATGCCAGCGATGGTGGTTGCGGGCCAGGTTCGCGGCGATGGTAAACAGCCAGGTGCTGAATTTATGTTCCGGATATAGGTCTCGCGGGAGCGATAGACGCGAACGAAGGGGTGGAAAAAAATGCCAGGGACACCGTGAAACACACGTGCAAAAGCGTCGGCAGTGAAGGCGCGTCTTGCTGCTCCATGAAATAAGGTGGCAACCCACGCCGGACAGCGGCTGAGCAAAGCGGCTCTCACACGAGGGTCGCTTTTTGCGTTTACAGAACAACGGAAATCAAGCGAAGCGCCACAGTGGGAATGGCCATGATTAGCGGGGAACTGAGTCTGGTTAACCTTGGCCTTGGCGAGGGGCGTTTGGTATCGCGTCAGAACCGGTGCGGGCATATTTTCTAATTCATACGAAATTACTATTGCGTAATACTAAAAATCAAGTATTAAGTTCTCATACGTTCGTAATACTAGGAAAACGAGTGGGGGCAGCGGCGTTGGAACGCCGCGGGTCCGCTCGCGGCAACAACGATCAGATGAGTCGAAAATCGCCAGTCACAATGCTGACGCCTTGGATGGGTGGCAGCGGCTTGTCCGCCATCGTGCCGGAGGCAACATGATAATGCGGGTGAGAGCCTTTACACTGATTGAATTGCTGGTGGTGATTGCCATTATCG
Coding sequences within it:
- a CDS encoding sigma-70 family RNA polymerase sigma factor; the protein is MGCHLISWSSKTRLHCRRFCTCVSRCPWHFFPPLRSRLSLPRDLYPEHKFSTWLFTIAANLARNHHRWHARHPNVSLDAESETTEQTLGDTLPAATTDPNQAAEAAERAKAVRAAVQALPDDMREAIILCEWEALPVAEAATVLQSTPKAVESRLYRARQILREKLKTWF